A window of the Gossypium hirsutum isolate 1008001.06 chromosome A03, Gossypium_hirsutum_v2.1, whole genome shotgun sequence genome harbors these coding sequences:
- the LOC107950245 gene encoding autophagy-related protein 23 produces the protein MNAHHASLGRRTLEEIRQKRAAERISKASSGSDLTKAPIPIDVQGMKKSESENRLSEVDISGLVSQLKDLQKKNAELEESNQMLSVELQAKEAEHETLQTRFNDLEQNTVPSLRKALKDVAMEKDAAVVAREDLSAQLRMLKKRLKEAEDEQYRAEEDAAALRAELNSMQQQLMSNSFSGINAMGSSPDQLQALENELARLKSELQQESSLRQQERQQLAEEQARVSALKSEKQELEERLTAMSKRSSEVASEKGTRKEFSVEEKEKLEKQLHDMAVAVERLENSRQKLLMEIDNQSSEIERLFEENSNLSSSYQEATNTAKQWENQVKDCLKQNEELRRILDNLRTEQASLLSKNGSGAIQTGSQGNTTEILSLKGQLVQEQSRVDSLSAEVMQLSARLQQATLAYNSLARLYKPVLRNIESSLIKMKQDGSITI, from the exons ATGAACGCTCACCATGCTTCCCTCGGTCGACGGACG CTGGAGGAGATTCGTCAAAAGAGAGCCGCCGAAAGAATCAGCAAAGCTTCTTCCGGATCGGATCTCACCAAAGCTCCAATCCCTATTG ATGTTCAAGGCATGAAGAAATCAGAAAGCGAAAATCGACTCTCTGAG GTGGACATTAGTGGTTTAGTATCTCAACTAAAGGACTTGCAGAAGAAAAATGCAGAACTAGAAGAAAGTAACCAGATGTTATCTGTGGAG CTTCAAGCTAAGGAAGCCGAGCATGAAACACTGCAAACACGGTTTAATGATCTG GAACAGAATACTGTACCATCTCTAAGAAAGGCTCTGAAAGATGTTGCTATGGAGAAAGATGCTGCTGTTGTTGCGCGG GAGGACCTCTCAGCCCAACTTCGCATGCTCAAGAAACGCCTGAAAGAGGCAGAAGATGAGCAATACAGA GCTGAGGAAGATGCTGCAGCCTTGAGGGCTGAACTCAACTCAATGCAGCAACAATTGATGAGCAATTCATTTAGTGGAATAAATGCCATGGGGAGTTCACCAGATCAACTACAAGCATTAGAAAATGAGTTGGCTAGATTGAAGTCTGAATTACAG CAAGAGTCATCGTTGAGGCAACAAGAGCGACAGCAATTAGCAGAGGAGCAAGCTCGGGTTTCTGCCCTGAAATCAGAAAAGCAGGAACTGGAAGAAAGACTTACTGCTATGTCCAAAAGGAGTTCAG AAGTAGCCTCTGAGAAAGGAACGCGCAAGGAATTTTCAGTG gaagaaaaagaaaaacttgaGAAACAGCTACATGATATGGCAGTAGCAGTGGAGAGACTTGAAAACAGCAGACAAAAACTTCTAATGGAG ATTGATAACCAATCTTCGGAGATAGAAAGGCTTTTTGAGGAAAATTCTAATCTCTCATCTTCTTATCAAGAGGCAACGAACACAGCAAAGCAGTGGGAGAATCAG GTTAAAGACTGTCTTAAGCAAAATGAAGAGCTTCGTAGAATTCTAGATAACTTGAGAACAGAGCAGGCTAGTTTGCTATCCAAAAACGGTTCTGGGGCTATTCAAACTGGTTCACAGGGAAATACAACTGAAATTCTCTCCCTCAAG GGACAACTTGTGCAAGAACAGAGCAGAGTAGATTCACTATCAGCTGAAGTAATGCAGCTTTCAGCGCGTCTCCAACAAGCGACGCTAGCATATAACAGTCTTGCTCGCCT CTACAAACCAGTTCTCCGAAACATCGAAAGCAGTCTCATCAAAATGAAGCAAGATGGCTCGATTACCATCTAG
- the LOC107950244 gene encoding pentatricopeptide repeat-containing protein At3g46790, chloroplastic, with amino-acid sequence MWAFHTPQPTQPPSLFNPRRTPPKLPSSSLTLNPSISNSTPNHNQLIQSLCKQGDLKQAFKLLSREPNPSQRTYEVLILSCADQNSLSLAQSLHSHISENGFDQDPFLVTKLISMYAVLDSLDDARKVFDKTRKRTIFVWNALFRALTLAGFGEEVLGLYRKMNRIGLPSDRFTYTYVLKACVASECMVSLLNKGKEIHAHILRHGLEGYVHIMTTLVDMYARFGCVAHASFVFEKMPVRNVVSWSAMMACYAKNGKPFEALELFREMMIETRDSAPNSVTMVSVLQACAALSALEQGKLVHAYILRRGLDSVLPVISALITMYARCGELELGQRIFDRMEKRDVVSWNSLISSYGLHGYGKKAMQIFEEMIHQGVSPSPITFVSVLGACSHAGLVEEGKKLFDSMCKEHGIHPSVEHYACMVDLLGRANRLEEAAKIIDEMRIEPGAKVWGSLLGSCRIHCNVELAERASHRLFQLEPHSAGNYVLLADIYAEAEMWDDVKRVRKLLETRSLQKVAGRSWIEVRRKMYSFVSVDEPNPQIELIQSLLIKLAAEMKEKGYSPQTKVVLYDLDESEKERILLGHSEKLAVAFGLINTKKGETIRITKNLRLCEDCHSFTKFISKFTNKEILVRDVNRFHHFQNGVCSCGDYW; translated from the coding sequence ATGTGGGCGTTTCACACTCCCCAGCCAACGCAACCACCATCACTGTTCAACCCACGTCGTACGCCACCAAAGCTCCCTTCTTCTTCTCTCACCTTAAACCCCTCCATCTCTAATTCAACACCCAACCACAATCAACTTATCCAATCCTTATGCAAGCAAGGCGACCTTaaacaagctttcaagcttctttCCCGAGAACCCAACCCTTCTCAAAGGACTTACGAGGTCCTTATCCTCTCATGCGCCGACCAAAACTCCCTTTCCCTCGCTCAATCCCTTCATTCCCATATTTCCGAAAATGGGTTCGACCAAGATCCTTTCTTGGTTACCAAACTTATATCTATGTACGCTGTTTTGGATTCTCTGGACGATGCTCGCAAGGTGTTCGATAAAACGCGTAAGAGAACGATTTTTGTTTGGAATGCGCTTTTTCGAGCGCTTACTTTGGCTGGTTTTGGGGAAGAAGTTTTGGGTTTGTATAGAAAGATGAATAGGATTGGACTTCCGTCGGATAGATTTACTTATACTTATGTGCTGAAAGCTTGTGTTGCTTCTGAATGTATGGTTTCGCTTTTAAATAAAGGGAAAGAGATTCATGCTCATATTTTAAGACATGGGTTGGAAGGGTATGTTCATATTATGACTACTTTGGTGGATATGTATGCAAGGTTCGGTTGCGTTGCGCATGCGAGTTTTGTTTTTGAGAAGATGCCTGTGAGGAATGTGGTTTCTTGGAGTGCGATGATGGCCTGTTATGCGAAAAATGGGAAGCCATTTGAGGCATTGGAGCTTTTTAGGGAAATGATGATTGAGACTCGGGATTCGGCTCCGAATTCGGTTACTATGGTTAGTGTTCTTCAAGCTTGTGCAGCTCTGTCGGCTTTGGAGCAAGGGAAGTTGGTTCATGCTTATATCCTTAGGAGAGGGCTTGATTCGGTTTTGCCCGTAATCAGTGCTCTTATTACAATGTATGCTCGATGTGGTGAGCTGGAATTAGGACAACGGATATTCGACCGAATGGAGAAAAGGGATGTTGTGTCATGGAATTCGTTGATTTCGAGTTACGGTCTTCATGGATATGGGAAGAAAGCAATGCAAATTTTCGAGGAGATGATTCATCAAGGTGTTTCCCCAAGTCCTATAACTTTTGTCAGTGTTTTAGGAGCATGCAGCCATGCTGGTCTTGTTGAAGAAGGGAAAAAGTTGTTTGATTCGATGTGTAAAGAACACGGAATACATCCTAGCGTTGAGCACTATGCTTGTATGGTCGATCTTCTCGGTCGTGCCAATAGGTTAGAGGAGGCAGCTAAGATTATAGATGAAATGCGGATTGAACCCGGGGCCAAGGTTTGGGGTTCACTTCTTGGCTCATGTAGGATTCATTGTAATGTAGAGCTAGCAGAGAGAGCTAGCCATAGGCTATTTCAACTTGAACCCCATAGTGCTGGGAACTATGTACTCCTAGCTGATATTTATGCAGAAGCTGAGATGTGGGATGATGTAAAGCGAGTGAGGAAGCTACTCGAAACTCGCTCGCTGCAAAAAGTTGCGGGAAGAAGTTGGATTGAAGTGAGAAGGAAAATGTACTCATTCGTCTCCGTTGACGAGCCCAACCCTCAGATCGAACTGATCCAATCATTGTTGATTAAACTGGCCGCTGAGATGAAGGAGAAGGGATACTCACCACAAACGAAAGTCGTGCTGTATGATCTCGATGAAAGCGAAAAGGAACGGATCCTATTGGGTCACAGCGAGAAACTAGCGGTCGCATTCGGGCTGATCAACACGAAAAAAGGGGAAACCATTAGGATAACAAAGAATTTGAGGCTGTGTGAAGACTGCCACTCGTTTACAAAATTCATTTCCAAGTTTACAAACAAAGAGATTCTGGTTCGTGATGTGAATCGGTTTCACCATTTCCAGAATGGGGTTTGTTCATGTGGGGATTATTGGTAG